A single Streptomyces mirabilis DNA region contains:
- a CDS encoding BlaI/MecI/CopY family transcriptional regulator, producing MTRVWKWNRPVTVREVLEDLQQERSIAYTTVMTVLDNLHQKGWVRREAEGRAYRYEAVSTRAAYSAALMNDAWSQSDNPAAALVAFFGMMSEEQRRALRDAVHIVQGPEEGPEHGGAGGETRVTPDAADEKRVEKPVGKPDEASGEKPGENPDSGPGGTGR from the coding sequence ATGACGCGGGTGTGGAAGTGGAACCGCCCGGTGACCGTTCGAGAAGTCCTGGAAGACCTTCAGCAGGAACGGTCCATCGCGTACACCACGGTGATGACCGTTTTGGACAATCTCCATCAGAAGGGCTGGGTGCGCAGGGAGGCGGAAGGCCGGGCCTATCGATATGAGGCGGTCTCCACGCGTGCCGCCTACTCGGCCGCACTGATGAACGACGCGTGGTCCCAGAGCGACAACCCTGCCGCCGCTCTCGTCGCCTTCTTCGGCATGATGAGTGAGGAGCAGCGGCGCGCGCTGCGGGATGCCGTACACATCGTGCAAGGGCCTGAAGAAGGCCCCGAACATGGCGGGGCCGGCGGCGAAACACGTGTAACCCCGGACGCCGCAGACGAGAAGCGGGTCGAGAAGCCAGTCGGGAAGCCCGATGAGGCGTCGGGTGAGAAGCCGGGCGAGAACCCCGACTCCGGCCCGGGCGGTACCGGGCGATAG
- a CDS encoding type III pantothenate kinase, with amino-acid sequence MLLTIDVGNTHTVLGLFDGEEIVEHWRISTDARRTADELAVLLQGLMGMHPLLGEELGDGIDGIAICATVPSVLHELREVTRRYYGDVPAVLVEPGVKTGVPILTDNPKEVGADRIINSVAAVELYGGPAIVVDFGTATTFDAVSARGEYVGGVISPGIEISVDALGVKGAQLRKIEVARPRAVIGKNTVEAMQSGIIYGFAGQVDGVVNRMVRELAEDPDDVTVIATGGLAPMVLGESSVIDEHEPWLTLIGLRLVYERNVSRT; translated from the coding sequence ATGCTGCTCACCATCGATGTCGGCAACACGCACACCGTCCTCGGTCTCTTCGACGGCGAGGAGATCGTCGAGCACTGGCGCATCTCCACGGACGCCCGCCGCACCGCCGACGAGCTCGCCGTGCTCCTCCAGGGCCTGATGGGCATGCATCCGCTGCTCGGCGAGGAACTGGGCGACGGCATCGACGGCATCGCGATCTGCGCCACCGTCCCGTCCGTGCTGCACGAACTGCGCGAGGTGACCCGCCGCTACTACGGCGACGTGCCCGCCGTGCTGGTCGAGCCCGGAGTCAAGACCGGCGTGCCGATCCTCACCGACAACCCCAAGGAGGTCGGCGCGGACCGCATCATCAACTCGGTCGCCGCCGTGGAGCTCTACGGGGGGCCGGCGATCGTCGTCGACTTCGGTACGGCGACCACGTTCGACGCGGTGAGTGCGCGCGGTGAGTACGTCGGCGGTGTCATCTCGCCCGGTATCGAGATCTCCGTGGACGCGCTCGGCGTCAAGGGGGCTCAGCTGCGCAAGATCGAGGTGGCTCGGCCTCGGGCGGTCATCGGCAAGAACACCGTCGAGGCGATGCAGTCCGGGATCATCTACGGGTTCGCGGGGCAGGTCGACGGCGTCGTCAACCGGATGGTGCGCGAGCTGGCGGAGGATCCTGACGACGTCACCGTCATCGCTACGGGTGGGCTGGCGCCGATGGTTCTCGGCGAGTCCTCCGTCATCGACGAGCACGAGCCGTGGCTCACGCTGATCGGTCTGCGCCTGGTCTACGAACGCAACGTGTCCCGCACCTGA
- the nadC gene encoding carboxylating nicotinate-nucleotide diphosphorylase — protein MSTPDLPLAQSGGCGDGCGCGAEADDDTYMECGLDPALAQLLADAGLDPLEVEDIANVAIQEDLDHGVDVTTVATIPEDAVSTGDFVARDAGVVAGLRVAEAVISVVCTDEFEVERHVEDGDRVEEGQKLLSVTTRTRDLLTAERSALNLLCRLSGIATATRAWADALEGTSTRVRDTRKTTPGLRALEKFAVRMGGGVNHRMSLSDAALVKDNHVVAAGGVAQAFEAVREAFPEVPIEVEVDTLHQLREVVDAGADLILLDNFTPVECEEAVAIVEGRALLEASGRLTLAGAGVYAKTGVDFLAVGALTHSSPILDIGLDLREASTDEASDQASTNEAE, from the coding sequence GTGAGCACCCCCGACCTTCCCCTCGCCCAGAGCGGCGGCTGCGGCGACGGCTGCGGCTGCGGCGCCGAAGCGGACGACGACACGTACATGGAGTGCGGCCTCGACCCCGCGCTCGCCCAGCTCCTCGCCGACGCCGGGCTCGACCCCCTGGAGGTCGAGGACATCGCGAACGTCGCCATCCAGGAGGACCTCGACCACGGCGTGGACGTGACGACCGTCGCGACCATCCCCGAGGACGCCGTCTCCACCGGCGACTTCGTCGCCCGTGACGCGGGCGTCGTCGCGGGCCTGCGGGTGGCCGAGGCGGTCATCTCCGTGGTCTGCACCGACGAGTTCGAGGTGGAGCGGCACGTCGAGGACGGCGACCGGGTCGAGGAGGGCCAAAAGCTCCTCAGCGTCACCACCCGCACCCGCGACCTCCTCACCGCCGAGCGCAGCGCGCTGAACCTGCTGTGCCGGCTGTCCGGCATCGCGACCGCCACACGCGCGTGGGCGGACGCCCTGGAGGGCACCAGCACCCGCGTGCGCGACACCCGCAAGACGACGCCGGGCCTGCGCGCCCTGGAGAAGTTCGCGGTGCGCATGGGCGGCGGCGTCAACCACCGCATGTCGTTGTCGGACGCGGCGCTGGTCAAGGACAACCACGTGGTCGCCGCCGGCGGCGTCGCCCAGGCCTTCGAGGCCGTCCGCGAGGCCTTCCCGGAGGTGCCGATCGAGGTCGAGGTCGACACGCTGCACCAGCTGCGCGAGGTCGTGGACGCGGGCGCCGACCTGATCCTTCTCGACAACTTCACGCCCGTCGAGTGCGAGGAGGCGGTGGCCATCGTGGAGGGCCGGGCGCTCCTCGAAGCCTCGGGGCGGCTCACGCTCGCGGGCGCCGGGGTGTACGCGAAGACCGGCGTCGACTTCCTGGCCGTGGGCGCGCTGACCCACTCCTCGCCGATCCTGGACATCGGCCTCGACCTGCGCGAGGCGTCGACGGACGAAGCGTCGGACCAGGCCTCGACGAACGAGGCGGAGTAG